One Xyrauchen texanus isolate HMW12.3.18 chromosome 2, RBS_HiC_50CHRs, whole genome shotgun sequence genomic window carries:
- the LOC127653197 gene encoding synaptopodin-2 isoform X2 — protein sequence MGTGDYVCVTLRGGMPWGFRLRQSAQEPQHLLQVFEIEDGSPASQAGLCENDELLSVNGKPCSNFSLSKVIDLIEASTDCLLLLVKRCCSQPQTSLELVSTTLKVPTPPSLRNPQENYISESQDKAYFGETDSDAECPGRSQLVRMQIQVPASRNKSRQNTSSQGDGDTRLEVTPGSVVELQLSLSKTTMEEPECTLLGSACGVVGEAHQRKTSKEFNFTTTSYSPDCPVYIPRQDRKPLGQRGVLVSKPSALQKQVDVTLLQLSGSSSGKEGVQASDRLDSAGEEGGYFEEAPTSSSVSFGLPSEEWDSESEREVNKPNKHRARHARLRRSESLSEKQVKEAKSKCKRIALLLSAPASNPNNKGVLMFKKHRQRAKKYTIVSYGTGEDEPDYKDGDDDEKDNKEKHAVEFTVLATSETEIDEDFFTNASGQKSIVTFDWDTGLLEIERNLDNYQDMEELPDTKGKGALMFAQRRQRMDEIVAEHEELRRKGIPVEGLKETETHQTYHHMEDRGYMNAQETQNYMDVNVHHSTSAQKQQQHQQYHQYQEQYYQQQQQQQQHYQDYQKQLQYQQHQQQQYQQQPDYQQQKNYQHVQSCNQQQHFQQHQVQQHSQHMNGNSDQQINEMQPSVTNRSAKPFSVQNKTATPFSSLSISESQEQSGYSFGQGEQIASRDERISVPAIKTGILQDTRRRNANKPMFTFKESPKVSPSPVLLNLLNKNDKKAGFESGPDEDYLSLGAEACNFLQSPKIKHKIPPPVAPKPHINAASPPWSVQPETTGHLIPQQTENNGPASAEAPATEADAATAPVPEMVAPNMSEQEPSPSFAPESQDVPLCPEQPAPDNAWKPPATPVKQNQQAEIWNEKMNSQLQMNSAHPAALPPANAQSDQSTRTWEPAPSQCYQQVSAWDPTEMQTQVPSQNQSEVQPSWMSHAQSLSEVHLQAPTKTQPQPTWVTQASIPPNIQPQTQTQPQSHMSSWTPVPNQSTLQPPWSLPHEPAQPPISVWHKDHNQAQEQPAWVQQQQFQGSQVMQTWASTPQQQPQSPWAHPQSQPQSQPQPHPSWISYPNQQEPTQPPANAWTQPQSLVHVQPLWAQQTQIPPQPSAQMEHPMNSWAPMPAQSQPPWAQQPVSPQHPQQMNSYTPVQNHIQASREQPPNQAQVQPPWAQQTQQQASQPPVSQWASLQSQSQPGVNAWVPKAETQKFPPQPIKPLNPPQSDQPTPPRRMNSYTSGTKEPSPTPPSSSMSGFGSAFEMPALRGKGAELFAKRQSRMEKYIVDSTTVQANKVLRSSSLSPPVRLSSVGFTPRSVSSSPSPRPAPHAVCFRPPVGQTGRLDRGYKPLTPWEAASRHPLGLVDAAFAFLDLPQSIASNLRYAAQSKLLPEPPAEWKAKVAYQPPPKNLKESMSQSPLSFLSPTKSTASAPAGPIPYGSTFRQGQPQRSLTEANLGPSQGDQKDMGPHRLGLCKAKDSSTWRIGF from the exons ATAGAGGATGGTAGTCCTGCTtcccaggctggattgtgtgagaaTGATGAGTTGTTGTCAGTGAATGGGAAGCCCTGCTCAAACTTCAGTCTTTCAAAGGTTATTGATCTCATTGAGGCCTCCACTGACTGTCTACTGCTGCTTGTCAAAAG ATGCTGTAGCCAGCCTCAAACGAGCCTTGAATTAGTTAGTACCACTCTTAAGGTCCCAACTCCACCCAGCCTCCGTAACCCACAGGAAAATTACATTTCTGAGTCCCAGGATAAAGCATATTTTGGGGAAACAGACAGTGATGCCGAATGTCCTGGGAGGTCTCAATTGGTCCGGATGCAAATTCAGGTACCAGCTTCTAGGAATAAAAGCAGACAAAACACCTCTTCCCAGGGAGATGGAGACACCAGGTTAGAGGTAACCCCAGGATCTGTGGTGGAATTACAGCTATCTCTTTCCAAAACCACCATGGAAGAACCAGAGTGCACTTTACTAGGCAGTGCTTGTGGAGTTGTCGGAGAAGCCCATCAAAGAAAGACAAGTAAGGAATTCAACTTTACCACTACTTCATATTCTCCAGATTGCCCTGTCTACATTCCCAGACAAGACCGGAAACCTCTTGGTCAACGGGGTGTGTTGGTTAGCAAACCCTCTGCTTTGCAGAAACAGGTGGATGTGACCTTGCTGCAATTATCTGGAAGTAGTTCAGGGAAGGAGGGGGTGCAGGCTAGTGACCGGTTAGATTCTGCTGGAGAAGAAGGAGGGTACTTTGAAGAAGCTCCCACCTCCTCTTCTGTGTCTTTTGGACTTCCCTCAGAGGAGTGGGACTCCGAATCGGAGAGGGAAGTCAACAAGCCCAACAAGCACCGGGCAAGGCACGCCA GGCTCCGGCGGAGTGAGAGCCTTTCGGAGAAGCAGGTGAAGGAAGCCAAATCTAAGTGCAAGAGAATTGCTCTCCTGCTCTCTGCTCCAGCCTCCAATCCCAATAACAAGGGGGTGTTGATGTTCAAGAAGCATAGACAGAGAGCCAAGAAGTATACCATTGTAAGCTACGGTACTGGTGAGGACGAGCCAGATTACAAGGACGGAGACGACGACGAAAAGGACAACAAGGAGAAGCACGCTGTTGAGTTCACTGTTCTAGCCACCAGCGAAACTGAAATTGATGAGGACTTCTTCACCAATGCCTCTGGCCAGAAAAGTATTGTGACTTTTGACTGGGACACTGGATTACTTGAGATAGAACGCAATCTTGACAACTATCAAGATATGGAAGAACTACCTGATACCAAGGGCAAAGGAGCCCTCATGTTTGCTCAGCGCCGACAGCGCATGGACGAGATAGTAGCTGAACATGAGGAGTTGAGACGAAAGGGGATACCTGTTGAAGGATTAAAGGAGACTGAGACACATCAGACATACCATCATATGGAGGATCGTGGTTATATGAATGCACAAGAGACCCAGAATTACATGGATGTAAATGTGCACCACAGTACATCAGCACAAAAGCAGCAGCAGCATCAGCAGTACCATCAGTACCAAGAACAGTACtatcaacaacagcagcagcagcagcagcattatCAAGACTACCAGAAGCAACTACAATATcagcaacatcaacaacaacagtaTCAACAACAGCCAGATTATCagcaacaaaaaaattatcaacaTGTGCAATCATGCAATCAGCAACAACACTTCCAACAACATCAAGTGCAGCAGCATTCACAACATATGAATGGCAATTCTGATCAACAAATCAATGAAATGCAGCCATCAGTCACAAATAGGAGTGCCAAACCATTCTCAGTTCAAAATAAAACGGCTACTCCATTTTCCTCCTTATCGATTTCAGAGAGTCAAGAACAATCTGGGTATTCATTTGGACAAGGTGAACAGATTGCATCCCGTGATGAGCGTATTTCTGTGCCTGCTATTAAGACTGGAATTTTGCAAGATACAAGGAGGAGGAATGCCAATAAACCTATGTTCACTTTCAAAGAGTCTCCCAAGGTCTCCCCCAGTCCTGTGCTGTTAAATCTCCTTAACAAGAATGACAAAAAGGCAGGTTTTGAGTCTGGCCCAGATGAAGATTATCTAAGTTTAGGAGCTGAAGCATGCAACTTTCTTCAGTCTCCAAAGATAAAGCACAAAATTCCACCACCGGTTGCTCCTAAACCTCACATAAATGCAGCCTCTCCCCCATGGTCTGTTCAACCAGAAACTACTGGTCATCTGATTCCACAGCAAACTGAAAACAATGGACCAGCATCTGCTGAAGCTCCAGCCACTGAGGCTGATGCCGCTACTGCCCCTGTCCCTGAAATGGTTGCCCCAAACATGTCTGAGCAAGAACCTTCACCTTCATTTGCACCTGAATCCCAGGATGTTCCACTCTGTCCGGAACAACCTGCTCCAGATAATGCATGGAAACCACCAGCAACTCCAGTGAAACAAAACCAGCAAGCAGAGATCTGGAATGAGAAAATGAATTCCCAGCTGCAAATGAATTCAGCTCATCCTGCTGCTCTTCCTCCTGCAAATGCACAGTCAGATCAGTCTACCAGAACATGGGAACCAGCTCCAAGTCAATGTTATCAGCAGGTAAGTGCCTGGGATCCAACCGAAATGCAAACTCAAGTCCCATCTCAAAACCAATCTGAAGTACAACCATCATGGATGTCACATGCTCAAAGTCTTTCGGAAGTACATTTGCAAGCACCTACTAAAACACAACCCCAGCCCACTTGGGTAACACAAGCTTCCATACCACCAAACATTCAACCACAGACTCAAACCCAGCCCCAATCTCACATGAGTTCTTGGACACCAGTTCCAAATCAGTCAACACTACAACCCCCATGGTCTCTGCCGCATGAGCCAGCACAACCACCTATCAGTGTCTGGCATAAAGATCACAATCAAGCTCAGGAACAGCCAGCCTGGGTCCAACAACAACAGTTCCAAGGATCTCAGGTAATGCAAACTTGGGCATCAACCCCTCAACAACAACCACAATCTCCCTGGGCCCATCCTCAGAGCCAGCCTCAGAGCCAGCCACAGCCCCACCCATCTTGGATTTCTTACCCGAATCAGCAAGAACCAACACAGCCACCTGCAAATGCATGGACCCAACCACAGAGTTTAGTTCATGTGCAGCCTCTTTGGGCTCAACAGACTCAAATACCACCTCAGCCCTCAGCACAAATGGAGCATCCCATGAATTCTTGGGCACCAATGCCTGCCCAGTCCCAGCCACCATGGGCACAACAGCCTGTTTCTCCACAGCATCCTCAACAGATGAACTCTTACACACCTGTGCAAAATCatattcaggcatccagggaacAGCCACCAAATCAGGCTCAGGTTCAACCTCCCTGGGCACAGCAAACTCAGCAGCAGGCATCACAGCCACCTGTGAGCCAGTGGGCATCACTGCAATCTCAATCTCAGCCAGGTGTAAATGCATGGGTACCCAAAGCTGAGACCCAGAAGTTCCCTCCCCAACCAATCAAGCCATTGAACCCACCTCAGTCTGATCAGCCCACTCCTCCAAGACGAATGAACTCATATACATCTGGGACAAAGGAACCGTCCCCTACTCCACCTAGTAGTTCTATGTCTGGTTTTGGTTCGGCTTTCGAGATGCCTGCCTTGAGGGGAAAAGGAGCTGAACTGTTTGCTAAGAGGCAGTCTAGGATGGAGAAATACATTGTGGATTCGACCACAGTACAGGCAAATAAG GTGCTTAGGAGCTCATCCTTGTCACCACCTGTTAGACTTTCATCAGTGGGCTTCACCCCCAGGTCTGTGTCATCTTCTCCATCACCCAGACCTGCACCACATGCTGTTTGCTTTCGGCCGCCAGTCGGGCAGACCGGCCGGCTGGACAGGGGTTACAAGCCCCTCACCCCCTGGGAAGCTGCCTCACGCCACCCACTTGGCCTAGTGGATGCAGCCTTTGCATTCCTGGACCTCCCGCAGTCTATTGCTTCAAACCTGCGTTATGCTGCACAGAGTAAACTTTTACCTGAACCCCCCGCAGAGTGGAAGGCAAAGGTTGCATATCAACCTCCACCAAAGAACCTTAAAGAGAGTATGAGTCAGTCACCCTTGTCTTTTCTGTCGCCAACCAAGAGCACAGCATCTGCACCAGCTGGTCCCATCCCATATGGGTCAACATTTAGACAGGGCCAACCCCAGAGGTCCCTAACAGAGGCTAATCTGGGGCCCTCACAGGGTGATCAGAAGGACATGGGGCCTCACAGATTGGGACTCTGTAAAGCCAAAGATAGCAGCACATGGAGAATCGGTTTTTGA
- the LOC127653197 gene encoding synaptopodin-2 isoform X1, whose product MGTGDYVCVTLRGGMPWGFRLRQSAQEPQHLLQVFEIEDGSPASQAGLCENDELLSVNGKPCSNFSLSKVIDLIEASTDCLLLLVKRCCSQPQTSLELVSTTLKVPTPPSLRNPQENYISESQDKAYFGETDSDAECPGRSQLVRMQIQVPASRNKSRQNTSSQGDGDTRLEVTPGSVVELQLSLSKTTMEEPECTLLGSACGVVGEAHQRKTSKEFNFTTTSYSPDCPVYIPRQDRKPLGQRGVLVSKPSALQKQVDVTLLQLSGSSSGKEGVQASDRLDSAGEEGGYFEEAPTSSSVSFGLPSEEWDSESEREVNKPNKHRARHARLRRSESLSEKQVKEAKSKCKRIALLLSAPASNPNNKGVLMFKKHRQRAKKYTIVSYGTGEDEPDYKDGDDDEKDNKEKHAVEFTVLATSETEIDEDFFTNASGQKSIVTFDWDTGLLEIERNLDNYQDMEELPDTKGKGALMFAQRRQRMDEIVAEHEELRRKGIPVEGLKETETHQTYHHMEDRGYMNAQETQNYMDVNVHHSTSAQKQQQHQQYHQYQEQYYQQQQQQQQHYQDYQKQLQYQQHQQQQYQQQPDYQQQKNYQHVQSCNQQQHFQQHQVQQHSQHMNGNSDQQINEMQPSVTNRSAKPFSVQNKTATPFSSLSISESQEQSGYSFGQGEQIASRDERISVPAIKTGILQDTRRRNANKPMFTFKESPKVSPSPVLLNLLNKNDKKAGFESGPDEDYLSLGAEACNFLQSPKIKHKIPPPVAPKPHINAASPPWSVQPETTGHLIPQQTENNGPASAEAPATEADAATAPVPEMVAPNMSEQEPSPSFAPESQDVPLCPEQPAPDNAWKPPATPVKQNQQAEIWNEKMNSQLQMNSAHPAALPPANAQSDQSTRTWEPAPSQCYQQVSAWDPTEMQTQVPSQNQSEVQPSWMSHAQSLSEVHLQAPTKTQPQPTWVTQASIPPNIQPQTQTQPQSHMSSWTPVPNQSTLQPPWSLPHEPAQPPISVWHKDHNQAQEQPAWVQQQQFQGSQVMQTWASTPQQQPQSPWAHPQSQPQSQPQPHPSWISYPNQQEPTQPPANAWTQPQSLVHVQPLWAQQTQIPPQPSAQMEHPMNSWAPMPAQSQPPWAQQPVSPQHPQQMNSYTPVQNHIQASREQPPNQAQVQPPWAQQTQQQASQPPVSQWASLQSQSQPGVNAWVPKAETQKFPPQPIKPLNPPQSDQPTPPRRMNSYTSGTKEPSPTPPSSSMSGFGSAFEMPALRGKGAELFAKRQSRMEKYIVDSTTVQANKARPSSPSPSLPQSWKYSSNCRAPPPLAYNPINSPSYPPGAIKQPPQSSPSIANQNKSKAKGKPAPKPLHVLDVMKHQPYQLNSSLFTYGPAAEKLAAEKEAAEKLAAQKAAEAQAQVQIQAQAIGPPNQNQKMTYNQSPPPYGYIPEHAQQPYRMAGQSPSMHDDHYPQAPPSTYQIVLNDYQQHPHQIPYQQAYDPQQAYQTPPLNPYQQAPSPPYQQPSPTSYQAGSNQIYQAGLAMSYQQATSSHIVPTFPVAARADSASGGSITAAPKPKFSAKKSAAQVWKPGSAEK is encoded by the exons ATAGAGGATGGTAGTCCTGCTtcccaggctggattgtgtgagaaTGATGAGTTGTTGTCAGTGAATGGGAAGCCCTGCTCAAACTTCAGTCTTTCAAAGGTTATTGATCTCATTGAGGCCTCCACTGACTGTCTACTGCTGCTTGTCAAAAG ATGCTGTAGCCAGCCTCAAACGAGCCTTGAATTAGTTAGTACCACTCTTAAGGTCCCAACTCCACCCAGCCTCCGTAACCCACAGGAAAATTACATTTCTGAGTCCCAGGATAAAGCATATTTTGGGGAAACAGACAGTGATGCCGAATGTCCTGGGAGGTCTCAATTGGTCCGGATGCAAATTCAGGTACCAGCTTCTAGGAATAAAAGCAGACAAAACACCTCTTCCCAGGGAGATGGAGACACCAGGTTAGAGGTAACCCCAGGATCTGTGGTGGAATTACAGCTATCTCTTTCCAAAACCACCATGGAAGAACCAGAGTGCACTTTACTAGGCAGTGCTTGTGGAGTTGTCGGAGAAGCCCATCAAAGAAAGACAAGTAAGGAATTCAACTTTACCACTACTTCATATTCTCCAGATTGCCCTGTCTACATTCCCAGACAAGACCGGAAACCTCTTGGTCAACGGGGTGTGTTGGTTAGCAAACCCTCTGCTTTGCAGAAACAGGTGGATGTGACCTTGCTGCAATTATCTGGAAGTAGTTCAGGGAAGGAGGGGGTGCAGGCTAGTGACCGGTTAGATTCTGCTGGAGAAGAAGGAGGGTACTTTGAAGAAGCTCCCACCTCCTCTTCTGTGTCTTTTGGACTTCCCTCAGAGGAGTGGGACTCCGAATCGGAGAGGGAAGTCAACAAGCCCAACAAGCACCGGGCAAGGCACGCCA GGCTCCGGCGGAGTGAGAGCCTTTCGGAGAAGCAGGTGAAGGAAGCCAAATCTAAGTGCAAGAGAATTGCTCTCCTGCTCTCTGCTCCAGCCTCCAATCCCAATAACAAGGGGGTGTTGATGTTCAAGAAGCATAGACAGAGAGCCAAGAAGTATACCATTGTAAGCTACGGTACTGGTGAGGACGAGCCAGATTACAAGGACGGAGACGACGACGAAAAGGACAACAAGGAGAAGCACGCTGTTGAGTTCACTGTTCTAGCCACCAGCGAAACTGAAATTGATGAGGACTTCTTCACCAATGCCTCTGGCCAGAAAAGTATTGTGACTTTTGACTGGGACACTGGATTACTTGAGATAGAACGCAATCTTGACAACTATCAAGATATGGAAGAACTACCTGATACCAAGGGCAAAGGAGCCCTCATGTTTGCTCAGCGCCGACAGCGCATGGACGAGATAGTAGCTGAACATGAGGAGTTGAGACGAAAGGGGATACCTGTTGAAGGATTAAAGGAGACTGAGACACATCAGACATACCATCATATGGAGGATCGTGGTTATATGAATGCACAAGAGACCCAGAATTACATGGATGTAAATGTGCACCACAGTACATCAGCACAAAAGCAGCAGCAGCATCAGCAGTACCATCAGTACCAAGAACAGTACtatcaacaacagcagcagcagcagcagcattatCAAGACTACCAGAAGCAACTACAATATcagcaacatcaacaacaacagtaTCAACAACAGCCAGATTATCagcaacaaaaaaattatcaacaTGTGCAATCATGCAATCAGCAACAACACTTCCAACAACATCAAGTGCAGCAGCATTCACAACATATGAATGGCAATTCTGATCAACAAATCAATGAAATGCAGCCATCAGTCACAAATAGGAGTGCCAAACCATTCTCAGTTCAAAATAAAACGGCTACTCCATTTTCCTCCTTATCGATTTCAGAGAGTCAAGAACAATCTGGGTATTCATTTGGACAAGGTGAACAGATTGCATCCCGTGATGAGCGTATTTCTGTGCCTGCTATTAAGACTGGAATTTTGCAAGATACAAGGAGGAGGAATGCCAATAAACCTATGTTCACTTTCAAAGAGTCTCCCAAGGTCTCCCCCAGTCCTGTGCTGTTAAATCTCCTTAACAAGAATGACAAAAAGGCAGGTTTTGAGTCTGGCCCAGATGAAGATTATCTAAGTTTAGGAGCTGAAGCATGCAACTTTCTTCAGTCTCCAAAGATAAAGCACAAAATTCCACCACCGGTTGCTCCTAAACCTCACATAAATGCAGCCTCTCCCCCATGGTCTGTTCAACCAGAAACTACTGGTCATCTGATTCCACAGCAAACTGAAAACAATGGACCAGCATCTGCTGAAGCTCCAGCCACTGAGGCTGATGCCGCTACTGCCCCTGTCCCTGAAATGGTTGCCCCAAACATGTCTGAGCAAGAACCTTCACCTTCATTTGCACCTGAATCCCAGGATGTTCCACTCTGTCCGGAACAACCTGCTCCAGATAATGCATGGAAACCACCAGCAACTCCAGTGAAACAAAACCAGCAAGCAGAGATCTGGAATGAGAAAATGAATTCCCAGCTGCAAATGAATTCAGCTCATCCTGCTGCTCTTCCTCCTGCAAATGCACAGTCAGATCAGTCTACCAGAACATGGGAACCAGCTCCAAGTCAATGTTATCAGCAGGTAAGTGCCTGGGATCCAACCGAAATGCAAACTCAAGTCCCATCTCAAAACCAATCTGAAGTACAACCATCATGGATGTCACATGCTCAAAGTCTTTCGGAAGTACATTTGCAAGCACCTACTAAAACACAACCCCAGCCCACTTGGGTAACACAAGCTTCCATACCACCAAACATTCAACCACAGACTCAAACCCAGCCCCAATCTCACATGAGTTCTTGGACACCAGTTCCAAATCAGTCAACACTACAACCCCCATGGTCTCTGCCGCATGAGCCAGCACAACCACCTATCAGTGTCTGGCATAAAGATCACAATCAAGCTCAGGAACAGCCAGCCTGGGTCCAACAACAACAGTTCCAAGGATCTCAGGTAATGCAAACTTGGGCATCAACCCCTCAACAACAACCACAATCTCCCTGGGCCCATCCTCAGAGCCAGCCTCAGAGCCAGCCACAGCCCCACCCATCTTGGATTTCTTACCCGAATCAGCAAGAACCAACACAGCCACCTGCAAATGCATGGACCCAACCACAGAGTTTAGTTCATGTGCAGCCTCTTTGGGCTCAACAGACTCAAATACCACCTCAGCCCTCAGCACAAATGGAGCATCCCATGAATTCTTGGGCACCAATGCCTGCCCAGTCCCAGCCACCATGGGCACAACAGCCTGTTTCTCCACAGCATCCTCAACAGATGAACTCTTACACACCTGTGCAAAATCatattcaggcatccagggaacAGCCACCAAATCAGGCTCAGGTTCAACCTCCCTGGGCACAGCAAACTCAGCAGCAGGCATCACAGCCACCTGTGAGCCAGTGGGCATCACTGCAATCTCAATCTCAGCCAGGTGTAAATGCATGGGTACCCAAAGCTGAGACCCAGAAGTTCCCTCCCCAACCAATCAAGCCATTGAACCCACCTCAGTCTGATCAGCCCACTCCTCCAAGACGAATGAACTCATATACATCTGGGACAAAGGAACCGTCCCCTACTCCACCTAGTAGTTCTATGTCTGGTTTTGGTTCGGCTTTCGAGATGCCTGCCTTGAGGGGAAAAGGAGCTGAACTGTTTGCTAAGAGGCAGTCTAGGATGGAGAAATACATTGTGGATTCGACCACAGTACAGGCAAATAAGGCAAGACCATCTTCACCTTCTCCTTCTTTGCCACAATCATGGAAATATTCATCCAATTGCCGGGCACCCCCTCCTTTGGCATATAATCCAATTAATTCTCCATCATATCCACCGGGTGCTATCAAACAGCCTCCTCAATCTAGCCCTTCAATAGCCAACCAGAACAAAAGCAAAGCAAAAGGAAAACCTGCCCCAAAACCCCTTCATGTTCTTGATGTCATGAAGCATCAGCCCTATCAGCTGAATTCCTCCCTTTTCACCTATGGTCCAGCAGCAGAGAAACTTGCTGCAGAAAAGGAGGCAGCTGAAAAGCTTGCTGCTCAAAAAGCAGCTGAAGCTCAAGCCCAGGTCCAAATTCAAGCCCAAGCTATTGGTCCTCCAAATCAAAACCAGAAAATGACATATAACCAAAGCCCTCCCCCTTATGGTTATATTCCAGAACATGCCCAGCAACCCTACAGGATGGCTGGTCAGTCACCATCTATGCACGATGACCATTACCCCCAAGCCCCTCCAAGTACATACCAGATTGTCCTTAATGATTATCAGCAACACCCTCATCAAATCCCATATCAACAAGCATACGACCCCCAACAAGCTTACCAAACACCTCCTTTAAATCCATACCAACAAGCACCAAGCCCTCCCTACCAACAGCCCTCTCCAACTTCCTATCAGGCAGGCTCCAATCAAATATATCAAGCTGGACTGGCAATGTCTTACCAACAAGCCACTAGTTCTCATATTGTTCCAACTTTCCCAGTAGCAGCAAGGGCTGACTCTGCCTCAGGGGGCAGTATTACTGCTGCTCCAAAGCCCAAATTTTCAGCCAAAAAGAGTGCTGCCCAGGTGTGGAAGCCTGGAAGTGCTGAAAAatag